A part of Vibrio sp. B1FLJ16 genomic DNA contains:
- a CDS encoding aspartate:alanine antiporter, which yields MNIDVVYLLDQNPILLLFVVLAIGLTVGKLRLGNIQLGNAIGVLITSLVMGHLGFTFDAEHLTIGFMLFIYCVGIEAGPNFFSIFFRDGKHYLILSLTILGTSIWLTYYLGYYFGIGRGLSAGIMAGALTSTPVLAGVRDALHSDLVELSAHTDLSTVLENLSVGYAMAYLVGLISMIMFAKLLPKLQKENLYDSAQKIAHERGLNGSCQRKVYLPIIRAYRVGSELIDWTEGKNLRELGIYTRTGCHIERIRRNGIIAHPDGDAILQEGDEIAFVGFPDSHARLDSSFRNGKEVFDRNLLDLRIVEEEIVVKNDFVAGKRLSNLNLSEYGCFLNRVVRAQIEMPMDSDLILAKGDVLQVSGEKSRVHSLASKIGFISIHSQMADLLAFCSFFILGVMFGLVSMTFGKLSFSLGNAVGLLLSGITLGFLRANHPTFGYVPQGALNMLKDLGLMCFMAGIGLTAGGKMFEQLTQVGPQVIGLALIVSVVPVFFAYLIGAYLLKMNRAMLFGAIIGARTCGPAMDIVNEYAKSTIPALGYAGTYAIANILMTLAGTFLIIIS from the coding sequence GTGAACATAGACGTCGTATACCTTCTCGATCAAAACCCAATTCTTCTTCTCTTCGTCGTATTAGCTATAGGTCTCACTGTGGGTAAGCTCCGGCTTGGTAATATTCAGCTCGGCAACGCAATCGGGGTGCTCATTACTTCACTTGTTATGGGTCACCTGGGTTTTACCTTTGATGCAGAACACCTCACGATTGGCTTTATGTTGTTTATTTACTGTGTCGGTATTGAAGCAGGGCCAAACTTTTTCAGCATCTTTTTCAGAGATGGTAAGCACTACCTCATTCTAAGTCTAACCATACTGGGTACTTCAATATGGTTAACCTATTACCTTGGGTACTATTTTGGCATTGGACGCGGATTATCTGCGGGTATAATGGCAGGCGCCCTCACCTCTACACCTGTTCTTGCAGGGGTGCGTGATGCACTTCATTCTGATCTTGTCGAACTGTCAGCTCATACTGATCTCTCTACGGTTTTAGAGAACCTGTCTGTCGGGTATGCGATGGCTTATCTGGTAGGTTTAATCAGTATGATCATGTTTGCTAAGTTGCTGCCTAAGCTACAGAAAGAAAACCTGTATGACTCCGCTCAGAAAATCGCTCATGAGCGCGGCCTTAATGGTTCCTGTCAGAGAAAAGTATACCTGCCTATTATTCGTGCGTACCGCGTAGGATCGGAGCTGATTGACTGGACAGAAGGGAAGAACTTACGTGAGTTAGGCATTTACACCCGAACAGGTTGTCATATCGAACGCATTCGTCGCAATGGCATCATTGCTCATCCTGACGGCGACGCAATTCTGCAAGAAGGTGATGAGATTGCCTTCGTTGGTTTTCCCGACAGCCACGCACGATTAGATTCAAGCTTTCGCAACGGCAAAGAAGTCTTTGATCGTAACTTACTTGACCTGCGCATCGTTGAAGAAGAGATCGTGGTGAAAAATGATTTTGTAGCCGGGAAGCGCCTGTCCAATCTTAATTTGTCTGAGTACGGTTGTTTCTTAAACCGTGTCGTTCGAGCCCAGATCGAAATGCCAATGGACTCTGATCTTATCCTCGCTAAAGGTGACGTTCTTCAGGTCAGTGGTGAAAAGAGCCGGGTGCACAGCCTTGCATCAAAAATTGGTTTTATCTCGATTCACAGTCAAATGGCTGATCTGCTGGCTTTTTGTAGTTTCTTTATCTTAGGCGTGATGTTCGGCTTGGTGAGTATGACGTTCGGCAAACTCTCATTTAGCCTCGGTAATGCTGTAGGCTTATTACTGTCCGGAATCACTCTGGGCTTTTTAAGAGCAAACCACCCAACGTTCGGTTATGTACCGCAAGGTGCGTTAAACATGCTCAAGGACTTAGGTTTAATGTGCTTTATGGCGGGGATCGGATTAACTGCCGGCGGTAAAATGTTTGAGCAGTTAACGCAAGTTGGACCGCAAGTGATTGGTCTGGCACTTATCGTCAGCGTTGTTCCGGTCTTTTTTGCTTATCTCATCGGTGCTTACTTACTGAAAATGAACCGGGCAATGCTGTTTGGTGCGATCATCGGTGCCAGAACCTGCGGACCTGCGATGGATATTGTTAATGAGTATGCAAAATCCACCATTCCGGCTCTCGGCTATGCCGGTACCTATGCCATCGCCAATATCCTGATGACACTAGCGGGTACCTTCCTCATTATTATCAGTTAG
- the btsR gene encoding two-component system response regulator BtsR: MLTALVIDDEQFAREELAELLSETGQVEVVGDASNAILGLKKINELKPDVVFLDIQMPQVTGIELLGMLDPETMPYVVFVTAYDQYAIQAFEDNAFDYLLKPVDPNRLSKTVKRLHKTISQSTLTQQLSAITPDKLDQIPCIGHNRIVIMATDTVECAYSDISGVHVRSLSQTASTQLTLKTLEEKTPLVRCHRQYLVSIKAISEIKLLENGLAEIITKTGFEIPVSRRYLKVLKDLLGISH, translated from the coding sequence ATGTTAACCGCACTCGTCATTGATGATGAACAATTTGCTCGTGAAGAATTAGCCGAGCTATTGTCTGAAACCGGCCAGGTAGAAGTGGTCGGTGATGCCTCAAACGCCATTTTGGGGCTGAAGAAAATCAATGAGCTTAAACCTGATGTGGTGTTTTTAGATATCCAGATGCCCCAGGTGACAGGGATTGAGTTACTGGGCATGCTTGATCCAGAGACGATGCCATACGTCGTCTTTGTTACTGCATATGACCAGTATGCGATTCAGGCTTTCGAAGATAACGCTTTTGACTATCTGTTAAAGCCCGTAGATCCAAATCGCCTCAGTAAAACAGTTAAGCGCTTACATAAGACCATCAGCCAGTCGACACTGACTCAGCAGCTTTCAGCTATTACGCCAGACAAGTTAGATCAAATACCCTGTATTGGTCATAATCGCATCGTCATCATGGCAACCGATACGGTTGAATGCGCCTATAGCGATATCAGTGGCGTCCATGTCCGCTCGTTGAGCCAAACCGCCAGTACGCAATTAACACTTAAGACACTGGAAGAAAAAACACCACTGGTACGCTGCCACAGACAGTACCTGGTCAGCATCAAAGCCATTAGCGAAATTAAACTGCTGGAAAATGGCTTAGCGGAAATCATCACCAAAACCGGCTTTGAGATCCCGGTCAGTCGCCGCTACCTGAAAGTTCTCAAAGATCTGCTTGGTATCAGTCACTAA